The stretch of DNA ctgttgaacaggtgagttcagctctgtagaacaggtgagttcagcgctgtagaacaggtgagctcagcgctgttgaacaggagagttcagctctgttgaacaggtgagttcagcgctgttgaacaggtgagttcagcgctgttgaacaggtgagttcagctctgttgaacaggtgagttcagcgctgttgaacaggtgagttcagctctgtagaacaggtgagttcagcgctgtaGAACAGGAGAGTTCAGcgctgtagaacaggtgagttcagctctgtagaacaggtgagctcagcgctgtagaacaggtgagttcagcgctgtagaacaggtgagctcagcgctgttgaacaggagagttcagctctgttgaacaggtgagttcagcgctgttgaacaggtgagttcagcgctgttgaacaggtgagttcagcgctgttgaacaggtgagttcagctaagttgaacaggtgagttcagcgctgttgaacaggtgagttcagctctgtagaacaggtgagttcagcgctgtaGAACAGGAGAGTTCAGcgctgtagaacaggtgagttcagctctgtagaacaggtgagctcagcgctgtagaacaggtgagttcagctctgtagaaCAGGTGAATTCAGCGTTGTAGAAGAGGTGAGctcagcgctgttgaacaggtgagttcagcgttgtagaacaggtgagctcagcgctgtagaacaggtgagttcagcgctgttgaacaggtgagttcagcgctgtttaacaggtgagttcagctctgtagaacaggtgagttcagcgttgtagaacaggtgagttcaactctgtagaacaggtgagttcagcgttgtagaacaggtgagttcagcgctgttgaacaggtgagttcagctctgtagaaCAGGTGAATTCAGcgttgtagaacaggtgagctcagcgctgttgaacaggtgagttcagctctgtagaacaggtgagttcagctctgtagaacaggtgagctcagcgctgtagaacaggtgagtttAGAGCTGTTGAACAGGAgagttcagcgctgttgaacaggtgagttcagcgctgttgaacaggtgagttcaactctgtagaacaggtgagttcagcgttgtagaacaggtgagttcagcgctgttgaacaggtgagttcagctctgtagaaCAGGTGAATTCAGcgttgtagaacaggtgagctcagcgctgttgaacaggtgagttcagctctgtagaacaggtgagctcagcgctgtagaacaggtgagttcagcgctgttgaacaggtgagttcagcgctgtttaacaggtgagttcagctctgtagaacaggtgagttcagcgttgtagaacaggtgagttcaactctgtagaacaggtgagttcagcgttgtagaacaggtgagttcagcgctgttgaacaggtgagttcagctctgtagaaCAGGTGAATTCAGcgttgtagaacaggtgagctcagcgctgttgaacaggtgagttcagctctgtagaacaggtgagttcagctctgtagaacaggtgagctcagcgctgtagaacaggtgagtttAGAGCTGTTGAACAGGAgagttcagcgctgttgaacaggtgagttcagcgctgttgaacaggtgagttcaactctgtagaacaggtgagttcagcgttgtagaacaggtgagttcagcgctgttgaacaggtgagttcagctctgtagaaCAGGTGAATTCAGcgttgtagaacaggtgagctcagcgctgttgaacaggtgagttcagctctgtagaacaggtgagttcagctctgtagaacaggtgagctcagcgctgtagaacaggtgagtttAGAGCTGTTGAACAGGAgagttcagcgctgttgaacaggtgagttcagcgctgttgaacaggtgagttcagctctgtagaaCAGGTGAATTCAGcgttgtagaacaggtgagctcagcgctgttgaacaggtgagttcagcgttgtagaacaggtgagctcagcgctgtagaacaggtgagttcagcgctgtttaacaggtgagttcagctctgtagaacaggtgagttcagcgttgtagaacaggtgagttcagcgctgttTAACAGGTGAGTTCAGTGCTGTTGAAAGAGCTTGTGTAGatgacagcagcaacagaagGCCTCACACACTCATTGCTAACCCTTTCACAAagaggctttgtgtgtgtgtgcagactcaGCGCTCTGACACACAAAGCAGCGACCGACACTAAGGTGTATAAAAGCTGTGaactcacacaggtgagaaggCACAGCACGTCAGCAACACGCTAGCAACACGCCAGTAACAAATCTACAGCATGTCCACCACACACATGAACAGGATGAGTAGGGTAAGTCCCACCATGCATCACTGCACTCAAAtgctcctcacacacagagtcagacaggGCTCAGCTGGAAAACTGGTCAGATCAAAGATTTTTTAACCGGATTACATCAATCAGCATGGCCACATAACAGATCATCTAAAAATCAATACCACAGAAAGCAACAATATTGTTTCAGCTTGAAACTCaaaaacaatgataatgatCAGAGAATAATGATGATCAATCAGGATGTTTATTGATCAGCACTGATCACAGACTGTTAAACAAACATAGTCAGACTGAGCTGATTTTATCAATTCACATCTGAGGCTGATTTATCTTCAACACAGCAAAACtacaacagtttttattattgatcagATATTGATCAGATATCGGAGACTGTCAGGGCTGAAACATCTCCAGTCCAGCTCTGAAAACCACACGTTTAGCTGCTGTAGGGATGATGTAGCAAGGTTTTTCCTATCATGCAATGGGGTCTGAAACCTGAAGAAGAGTCAACAGAAATCTAACCGTCTGTAGTCATGATTATTGATCAATTCTGATCAGACCTGAATCTCTAATCTCCCATGCGCTGTTAACAGCTAGACTGTGACTGTCATGTCACATGACCTAACCCTCCAACAGTCAGTAAACCTCACCACTTTGTTTAATCTCCTTTCAGATCATCTTCTACGAGGACAGGAACTTCCAGGGCCGCTCCTATGAGTGCAGCAGCGACTGTGACGACATGTCCTCCTACCTGAACAGGTGTCACTCCTGCAGGGTGGAGAGAGGCTGCTTCATGGTGTACGACCGCACCAACTTCATGGGCAACCAGTACTTCCTGAGGAGGGGCGAGTACGCGGACTACATGAGCATGATGGGGATGAACGACTGCATCAAGTCCTGCCGCATGATCCCCATGGTAACCACACAGCCAATCACTTTACATTATTTTGACACACACATCTTACAAGATGTTAATATGTCAAATGTTACAATTTGCTCTGTTGGCCTtaagaacacacaacacaaagaatTGCAAACTTTTCAAATAGGTTTCTTTacaaattgagaaaaaaaatctctgtttctttgagtggttttaaaatattttgggtTAAGGTTAGTTAAAGtttattcagttttgtttttcttaaaaccGTTGTTGATTCCATATAGTTGTCTCCTCTTTAAAATTCAATATaagccatttattttttatttcataaaatacACTGGAAGATCAGGCAGCTACAGTGTGAAACACTAATTCTTCGCTGATGATTAATAATTGATAATTGCTGACTGATTTCAAGTGTGTACTGGCCATGTGCATACCTGGTGTCACAGAAAATCAGTCCTTATTTGTACCTAAACTCACTACCAGTTAACACTGACTAATGATTGTATATTGATTACTGATGTGTTCCAGTACCGTGGCTCATACAGAATGAGGATCTATGAGAGGGAGAACTTTGGAGGCCAGATGTCCGAGCTGATGGACGACTGTGACAATGTCATGGATCGTTACCGCATGTCCAACTGCATGTCTTGCCACGTGATGGACGGACACTGGCTGATGTATGAGCAGCCCCACTACAGAGGCAGGATGATGTACATGAGGCCTGGAGAGTACAGGAGCTTCATGAACATGGGCATGGGCAACATGAAGTTCATGAGCATGAAGCGCATTGTGGATTCCTGCTACTAGGCTTGTCAACAAGCTGAGAAACAAGTGCtgttgaaatacattttattgccTGTTTCTTTAAACACTGGTTTTTATTAAATCACATGTTAAATTAAGTGTAATCATGATGTAACTGCTGCTGAGGTTATTCACATTAAAGAACAAtcaagaaatgaaatgaacgTATGATGATCTGTGCTCTTTGGGTCATTTAGTCAGTCATCCTGTTCACACCACAGATACTTGTCAACTCTGGCTAACAAGTCACATGTTCAGTGATGATGCTAACATCTGCTACATGCAGAGAGAACCATGGCCTATGACATCCATGTCATATGTGTAGTACAGACCTTTAAGGAATCTTATATAAGATATTAAGGGAATTCTTGAGTTATTGCCAAAAATaaattttgtgaggtcacaagACCTTTGACCACTGTGGCTGGAGGCATAATAATAACGTTAGGATGAAGCTCCTGCTGTTGCCTGAGGAGCAGCACAGAGGTGACATTATCAGCTGTGAGACTCCCACACATCAACACAGAATATTGCAACCTGATCTCTCCCaacatcagctgtgttttttttcctgacataAAACCACATCAACAATCTGTTGTTACTGAGATGTTTTACTTTTCACCTgcaattatttttaaaacaagaaaattcATCAGAGGGGCGTGGTGTGGCGTGGTGGTCTGGGCATGCTCCCCGTGTGTAGAGGCTGCAGTCAGCCCCGGTTCGggtcctgcatcggacggcctttgctgcatgtcatttccactctctctgcctccccatttcctgtctctctactgtcctgtcgaataaaggcataaaaggcccaaaaaaatatacttggaaaaaaaaaaaagaaaattcatcaGTAAACCTCTCATGTAAAGGCTGTAAATGATGTTCATTTTATTGTGCTGCGTAGACAGTTTCTGTCTTCTGACTGTTATATTGTTGTCAGGGCCTCTAAAAACCTCAGGAAGACTCTTGACCTGATCGTGTTGTTGCAGGTGGATTctcactgttgttgtgttttacctGTTTGTAAAACTAACCTTTCAAATATTTCATTCCCTGTTTTACATGATCATAGTTTTGTAttaatatttgtttctttgtttaactgatgttttgttattaattacatttatcGATTTTAGTCTACATTTGAGTCCCAtggttaaccctaaccctgtatgttgttgtctctgtgtttctctgtgtacaACATGCTCATAATCAATTggtgggattaataaagttgttctgagttcaaatattttttacatttttaataatttttccaATATGACTTGTCAAAGTAAGATTCTTGTTGAACCAGATGTTTAAAGTTAGTCTGTGTCATGGTTTGTCCTGATTGACCATTTTGGTTGGACATttgattaatttcctgttttattctgtagTAGAGTCCATTGTGTGTTCACTGAAGGTGGTGGTTccagtttcatattttttccaacATGTGAAGTCGAAGCAGTTGGTCTATAGATCCTAACCTTGTGTACATATGGGGACAGTATGAAGTGAGCCTTATTATGTAATCCTAATAATTCCTTTACTCCTCTTGCAGAAGTTGTTTACTCCAGTAGCTTCGATCTTTCCCAGACTACGGTAAacatcatatttatatatatatatatatatatatatatatatatatatatatatataatattgcaTTCTTCTCATAATCCTGTAGTGCTTCTatatttcctgttgttgttcACTCTGTCTTTGTACCGTAACAAAGGTCCAAGTTAATAATTCTGCCTTATCCTTACCTCCTATTATTACATTTCCTCTATCTTTCATTATAGGATATCCACATTCTATCATCTTAAATCATACCTCACACTCGGTCTAATTATGTAATTACTATACTTCTAACTACTGCCTGCTCTATTTTGTCTCAGTCAGATTCTTTATTGCAGCAGTGCATTCTTATGTCCActatctttttccttttaagaCAGTTTCCTTTTGAGATTGATTCTCTGGCTGCTCAGACAATAATTATGCTTCTTTCTGTACTGAGATCATTAGCTGTATTGTAGCCATTAAGAGTTTTAGGTTAAACAAGTAAATTCCTCTGATCTGTGTATGCAGCATTTTGGGCAGCGCATAAGTTGGGTTTGGAGTTTGTAGCAGATGAAGTTAGAAACAGGTGAGCAACAGTTTTCCGCCCGTGCTCATGTTTTAATTTGAGAAAAGTCAACAGGAATATATCATTTAATAAATCTCAGTTTCAGTTGTTGAAAATGACatacatcaaatcaaatcaaattaagtttatttataaagcacactTTAAACAACCGGGGTTGACCAAGTGCTGTACAATAAAAACCATCAAGAACCACACAACGGGAGTCACGTGGGACCGCAGGGAAGATGGCGGCACAGTAAGAGAGCTCCCCACGACCGTCAGTTAATTATGTATATTTTGAGACATACACTTCGTTCTTAGTTTCAAAATTGAGGCCCTGTGTTAAAGACAAGAATTAATTTCGGTTTCCGACCAAAAATTTGTACTTCCCCGGCGAAATGTCGAACAACAGCAAAGCTAACTTTTTCAAAGGTGCGGCGACGAGAAGTAAGCTAACCTCAAAGACCAGCCCAACACCTGAACTCACCTCCACGTCTCCGACACCGGCATGTGAAAGCGACCCTAAACCTGGAGAAGTGTTtgacaataaaacaatgtttgAGGAGATACGGAAAATGAGTACCACTCTTCAGGTGGTGGCGACGGATGTTGTCTCAATTAAGGAGACAACGAAAGAGCTTAAAGATGCGGTGGAGAACATACAAGTGAGGCTGGGAGAGGCGGAACAACGCATATCGGACGTGGAAGACGTAAACGCACGAATGGAGGAAAGTATGGAGAAATGTGACAAGAGACTGGAAACACTGTGGATGCACGTGGAAGACCTGGAAAACCGCAGCAGGAGAAATAATTTAAGAGTGGTGGGACTGAAAGAGGGCAAGGAGGAGACGTGCAAAGTTATTCAGTATATGGAAGAGATCATCTCTCAGGGGCTCGGGCTGTCCGGCACTGAGTTTGACATTGAACGTGCCCACCGCTCTTTGGCACCCATACCGAGCCCGAATCAACCGCCCAGGACCATTCTGATGCGCTTCCTACGTTCATCGGCCCGAGACAAGGTGCTGCAGGTGGCTAAGGAGAGACGTGGGATCGACTGGGAGGACTGTAAGCTGTCCTTCTATGAAGATGTGACCAGAGAATTAGCGGAGAAAAGGAAAGCATTTACTCCAGTGAAGAGACGTCTGCATGAGCTAAATGTGAGACACAGGCTGGTCTACCCCGCCACGCTCATCTTCACATGGAAAGGGCAGAAGAAAACTTTCCGAGACAGCAAGGATGCGGAGAAGTTTGTGCGAGATGCTGAATAGAGGACCGGGGGACTTTACGAAACCAGACgaagtgtgtgtgaatctgtgggAATAAGGTAACGTTGATGATGGTTTGTGGGAGGCAGGAAGCTAGAGCTGTGCTGTCACGAGCTGACAGGATGCGCCTCACGGACACGGTTAATTTAGATCAGGTTAGACggggggcggggtgggggtTAGTTAGAAGCGCAGAGTTCTGGGCTGCTTTAACCGGggttatgtttgtgtttttcatgttttatctgtGCACCAAGACAGTATGTTTGAGAAGGCTTAACATTTTGAACAAACCCTTGAACTATGTAGTTATTATTCAAACCATGATGAGAGAACTGAGGTCAAAGAGTATTTACAGGTCTAGAAAAGAGGCTGGGTAGGGAAGGTTTTTCATAGCTCATACTCCAGTAAACAGAATGGGGTGATGATACTCATTAATAAAAATTTAAGTTTTGTCATgctaaaacaacacaatgataaGGACGGTAGAATTATTTGCATTGAAGCCTTGATCAATGGAATCAGGACAGTGCTATGTAATATATACGCCCCAAACAAGGAGGAACCGGATTTCTTTCATGAAGTTAATAGAGTGATAGGAAACATGCAGGGCCAGGTCATAATAGCAGGGGATTTCAACCAGGTAATGGACGGAATAATTGATAAGAGTAAGCCCAGTGGTAAATCTTCACCCAGGGACAGAGCTGCAATTCATATGCTGACAGAAGACTTGAGTTTGGTGGACATATGGTGATTGGTGAACCCACGTGAGAGGGAATACACCTTTTACTCCCATTGTCACAAATCCCATTCAaggattgatttttttctgatgtcTAACTCATTAATAGACTCAGTAGTGGACTGTGAGATAGGGGCTACTGCCCTCAGTGATCACGCCACAGTGGAGTTACATGttgacctgaacacagataGTGTGAAAAGAGGACGTTGGAGGCTTAACACCGCGTGGCTACAGGATGTGTCATTTAGCAATACGTTATCAGAGGATCTTAAATCTTTTTTTGAAATTAATATTGGCTCTACAGAAACAATTTCCTCGGTTTGGGAAGCATCTAAGGCTTATACAAGAGGGAAAATTATTGCTCACgcctcaaaaatgaaaaaggacaatgtgaagaaagaaaacacattagaCAAAGAGATCTGTAAATTGGAGAAAGAATTGGCAAGTCACTATTCAGATAATCTATACAAAACAATTTGTAATAAGAAATATCAACTACatgatatatataataaaaaagcTGAGTATGCCTTATTTAGGCTAAAAACTAATTTCTATGAAGGGGGTGAAAAGAATGGCAGACTATTAGCGAGACAATTAAGACAACAGGATAATTCCAATAACATTCCAATGATTAAGAAGGATAATGGGGTAGTAACctcatcaaaagaaaaattttaTGAAAACCTTTACACATCCTCCTGTGCTCATAATccagaagacacagaaacatttttctcaggtaTTCATCTGCCGAGTGTATCTAATGAGCAAAAAGACATGCTGGATGCTCCAATAACAGAGGAAGAGATTAGGGCTACTATTTCATCCATGAAAACCGGCAAGTCACCCGGTTTGGATGGCTTCCCGGTTGAATATTACAAGAAATATATTGATATCTTGGCCCCCATATTGCATAAGGTGTACATGGAGATATTTGAGAGGGGCTCACTGCCTGGTACGTTTAATGATGCTTTAATCTCTCTTATTCCTAAGAAGGACAGGGATGCCTCTGATCCGTCTAATTTCAGACCTGTGAGCCTTCTTGGGGTGGATTGTAAGATTTTGACAAAGACCTTGGCGTCACGTTTAGAGAAAATACTTCCAGACATTATAAATGGAGATCAAGtaggttttattaaaaaaaggtcCTCAGTTGATAACATGCGAAGGCTCATACATCTGATGCATATGAACTGCTCTAATCCGGTACCAGTGGCAGCTTTTTCACTTGATGCTGAGAAGGCTTTTGACCGGGTGGAGTGGGGGTTCCTCATGTCGACTCTTTCAAAATTTGGGCTGGGTCCTGGCTTTTGTAACTGGGTGAAGATACTTTACTCTAGCCCAAGAGCAGCTGTTCTAACAAATGGGCTGATATCTgattttttctgtctctccagggGGACAAGACAGGGATGTGCTCTCTCCCCATTGCTCTTCACTATGGTTCTTGAACCACTAGCTGTAGCAATCAGAGCTGATGTGAGGGTTAAAGGTGTGCAGGCAGGAGGTAGAGAGCACAAGCTATTTATGTATGCCGATGATATTTTAGCAGTGTTAGAGGAACCTGGGAACTCCCTGCCGGTGTTACTTGAATGTATCGAATCATATTCTAAATTATCAGGTTATAAAATAAACTGGCATAAGTCGGAATGTATGCCGATATCGCATACATGTCACTCTGGGGTTATCACTTCATATGGCTTCAAGTTTCTACCTTCAGGTATGAAATATCTAGGCATCCAACTAAATTCAAATCTGGACGAAATGATGCTCTCAAATATGGAACCACTCCtccagaaaataaaactgaacctGGATAAATGGGGAAAATTGAGGCTCACATTGTGGGGaaaaattaatgtaattaaaatggTGGTTGCACCGCAATTCAATTATGTTTCCATGATGTTGCCACTCAATATAGCACCACAGCTGTTTAAACATTATGATAAAATTATCAAAGACTTTTTATGGGATAAAAAGAGACCAAGGATTAATATAAAGAAGATGTGGGCACCGAGGGAAATAGGAGGTATGGGTCTACCTAATGTAAGATTATATAATCTATCATTTGAAATGTCTAGATTGATAAAACATTGGAAGGGGATAGATCAGGAGCTGAGCTGGATCAAAATTGAAAGACAACTAACTAGCCCATTTGAACCTCTGGATGTCCTCTCACATGGGGCAACAACTTCTGGacataattatttttcaaaccCAGTGCTGTCTTATTCTAAAGCAGTTTGGAGAGAAATTCATAAGATATATAGTATTTCGCACTTGAGACAACCTTACGCCTCTCTATGGTATAACCCAGCCGTGCGTATTGGGAAGAAATCTGTTTATTGGAATCAATGGCTTGTAAGAGGGATACACAAAATAAGTGACCTGTGTGTGGATGGAGTGTTCATGTCGTTTGCCTATATTATGCAAAAACATAATCTGGAATATAAAGGTAATTATTGGAAATATTTACAAATAAGAGACTGTATCACAAAGGGTCAATTTAATCACCACAAGAATACATTGATGGAAGTTTTGGATCTACCAAGTAtaacacacagagcagccatATTCTACAAGACATTTAATGGTTTACAAGAAGATGTGTGTAAAAATCTGAGGATCATTTGGCAGAAAGACCTAGGGTGTGATCTGAATGAGGAGCATTGGTTAAATATCTTATCAAATACAGGGAAACACATAAGAGAGGCAAAGGGGAAATTTATTCAGTATAAGATAGTTCATCGATTTTATTTCACCCCTTCAAAACTACATAGAATGGGCTTATTAGGAAGTAATTTATGCTGGAAGTGTCAGAGTGAAATAGGgacatttttacatgtaatttggGGATGTAAACTGGTGTACCCGTTTTGGGAGAAAGTATTGGAACATGTGAGTAAATGGCTGGGTGTGGCGGTACCTATATCACCAAGACTATGTTTGTTAGGGGACCAAACAGAAATACTAAATATATCTAAATATGAACGAGGGGTTTTAAAAGTTGGGATGGTCACTGCTGCTCGAACAATTCTCAGAGTATGGAAGAGTACTGTCGCCCCAGATGTTAAAAAATGGATGGAAATGATGTCAGAAGTTGCATCATATGAACGCATGTTGGCTAGAATTAACAATGAAGAGGAACATTTTAGGAGGGCCTGggaaagtatttttttgtagGTAGGATATATGGAAAAATGTGAAGACATGGTGCTGAATGTATATTGTGGGTGTttcaaaaaaggaaatgttgatTTGCAGGAGGCCTTTGTATATATGGTTGTATTCTGGATATACTGTCTGTTGATGTTGGTGTCAGTGCTTATTTTCGAGTTTgattgtatgtttatgtgtgtatgaataaataaaaaactttaatgacaaaaaaaaaagaaccacaCAACATAGAAGTAGCTAAAATGTGATGTGTTAACTATCTCATGGTCCGAGACAGGCATGGAACATTTTGAATTACATCCGTGCGTTTGTTCTCAGTGGGTGTCGGTTGCTCCATCTAACCTCCGGTGGttaagatatatttttttattagattaACCATAATAGTTGCCTGTTTTACACTTAATCCCTTTAATTTTCCTTTAGTCGTTATTCTGTTGTCCCAGTTTGCTTCTTGAAATGTCCATCTCCCTTCTGTTTCATTTCGTTGTACTTCCatttctcctcctgtgtttaTGAAATTTGGATAGCGAGCACTTCCTGTCATGCTTCCTTTGAATACTTCCAGGCTAGTTTTTCCCATTAAGACTGTGACACCAAAGTGAGATCTATCACTGATTCTGTACCATTTTTACCTGATCCACCATTTAAACACACTTTTCATCTATTAGCTCCACTATTATTTCTCCATTTAAATCTTCCTGTTCACACCAA from Seriola aureovittata isolate HTS-2021-v1 ecotype China chromosome 10, ASM2101889v1, whole genome shotgun sequence encodes:
- the LOC130175707 gene encoding gamma-crystallin M3-like yields the protein MSTTHMNRMSRIIFYEDRNFQGRSYECSSDCDDMSSYLNRCHSCRVERGCFMVYDRTNFMGNQYFLRRGEYADYMSMMGMNDCIKSCRMIPMYRGSYRMRIYERENFGGQMSELMDDCDNVMDRYRMSNCMSCHVMDGHWLMYEQPHYRGRMMYMRPGEYRSFMNMGMGNMKFMSMKRIVDSCY